The genomic DNA ggagctcgGGGCCATCGTAGATAAGTGTCCAACAAAGACGCTGCTGTAACCTGAGGAACAAAGACGCTGCTGTAACCTGGGGAACAAAGAAACCACTATAATGAACTGACCTACGACAGCAGAAATCAGCAACggctgctccaggagctgctgtcccgCGCCCATTCGTGGATCTACActaaagacataaaaataactCCCTTTTTACCCCAAACCAAGGCCCTCCAGGCATTAATCCCGGGGGGACATCCTTGTACAACCCCTTGGACCCTCACTGGGGATGCCCAACTTGGGCCACTGTGACATCCATCGTCTTTGAAGTGCAACTTCATCCATTGTCAACTGGCCCCACTCCTGGGAGCGGTTTGATGAACGGCACCGGTAATAATTTGAACgatatattttgaattttttatgtACATATAGGTGTGCATATAAGTAATTAAtcataaatatatgtatgtttatatgCTTGCTTTTCTGCTAGTAATTTTGTAGTAACTTGTAATACACACTTGCTTTACTAATCATAATTATACTTGACTTATAATAGTAATCTGTAATAAAGAAATTTGTGGAAACTAAGCACCGTGTCCTTGTGTACTCTGGGGTCTTCCGACCCCACTGTTGTCACCGTCCCACACCCTTGGGCTGGGTGGTGACTGTGACCATGACCACCAAGCCGGGTGCACGGACACGCGTCCTCCCTGAGCGCCGAAGAGGACGTTATCAGATCCTCCCTAATTTGGCTGCTCTTTTATTGACTTGGCCAAATCAAGCGGACACCTGGGCCCCTGGGAGCCgttcctttcttctctgttgctGCCGGCTGCGTGGGGACAGCAGACGTGGCGTTGGTGAGAAGGTCCCCGAGAGCCCCTGGGGCTGTATATAGTGGGGTATATACGTCCTCGGGGGCTGAGGCTCGTCTGCACCCACTCACCATGAAGATCCTCCTGGTTTTTGCTGCCCTCGTGGCAGCCGCCCGCAGCGAGAAGCTTTTCGTGGGGTGAGTCCTGCCGAAAACAGGGGGTGGTGGTTCACTTtggttggggacagggatgggagtGAGAGATATCTGGCCTTGTCCATCCTCCTTTGGGGTCAGTGAGGAGGGTAACATCCCAAAGGAGGGAAATCCATCAGCTTTTGATGCATTATTAGTTTAGATTcgatctggggaacaatttcttcctggaaagggctgtggggcattggaacaggctgcccagggcagtgctggagtcaccatccctggaggggctggacagacggacatgaggttctcaggacatggggcagtgccagggctgggtgaatggttggacttgatgatcctgaggggcttttccaaccaaaatgattctatgcttctatgaACAGCTCCTTTCCCCTGCATTGTGTGATCCCTCCTCCATGTCCTGATGTCTCTCCCTGCCTTACAGGGACCAGGTCCTCCGCATCACGGCCGGCGATGAGCAGCAGATCACCCAGCTCAAGGCACTCggggagcaggcagagctgcaggtgaGTGCCATGGGGCCTTGAGCTCCCTCCAGCATTAAACAAACCCTGATGACATCCAgggctccctcctccttttggCCCATTcaattttcctttccattttggGTATGTTTAATTTATATGTAAATcgagaacaagtcttatgaggagcggctgagggagctgggggttcagctggagaacaggagctgaggggagaccttctgatctctgacctgcctgaaaggagcttggagccaggggggtcgggctctgctccccaggaacaagcgccaggagcagaggaaacggcctcaagttgcgccaggggaggttgaggttggatctggggaacaatttcttccccaaagggctgtggggcattggaacaggctgcccagggcagtgctggagtcaccatccctggaggggttggacagacggacatgaggttctcaggacatggggcagtgccagggctgggttaacagttggactcgatgatcttgagggtcttttctaactaaaatgattctgtgattctattctataaTCTGCATCACAAAGCTGATGTAAGGAGATACTTCTATTGAATTAAAGAGCAAAACTAGCACACGGCAACCCCGGTGTCTCATTGTTTCTGCTCAAATCACAGAAACTCCTCATTCAAAGGGACGTTTGCAACCCACAAGTGACTTGGGATGCAAAACATTTATGTAGAAGATCCATTGAGGGAAGCAAAGGGACCTTGACCCATCCTGGTACCCATACATGTCCCCAGACTTGTCCAAAGACCTTTTAAAATCCTTCAATGGAAACTCTTATGAGACCGTTTTCGGTGCCGGGGAGCTCAGTGGATGAGCACCAGCACAGGATGGGACCAAGCTCTCTCGTCTCCTCCACACCAGGTTGACTTTTGGCGTCACCCCACCAGCCCTGGCCACCCGGCCGACCTGCAGGTGCCCTTCTCCAGCCTCCCAGCCATTAAAACCTTCCTGGAGTCCAACAACATCTCCTACAGCATCATGATTGAGGACATGCAGGTAAGGACTGCGGTGGGGAGCAGGATGAGCTCCTGTGGCTCAGTCCCAACAGAAGGTCCAAAAAGTTGGATAacaggaggagatggaaggaaaACCCAACCACCTGCTACTTCCagcttgtttgttgtttttggtttttttttcctcctaaacaGGAATTGTTGGACGAGGAAAGGAGAACCATGGTGAAGTCCAGGAGGATAGAGAGGAGCATCAGCACGTTCGATTTTGCCTCCTACCACACGATAGACGAGGTACTTTGCAGCACACACGATTCATCTTGCTGGGGGTCATGCTCAGCCTGTGCCATGGTTGTATCCATGTGGTGACGTTCATAGTGGCAGCAAGACCTCCTGGGACATGTTTCTCCTCCTCGGGTGGAGGTTTTAGCTGATCCAGGAGACCGGGCATCCCTCCATGTGCAGTGTGGCCAGTCCCAGCACCTCCCCACCTTGCTGGGAGACATcttgggcccctcacgccaagaaaggccttgaggtgctggagcgagttgggagaagggaacggagctggggaaggggctggagcacaagtgtgatgggagcggctgagggagctgggggttcagctggagaacaggagctgaggggagaccttctgatctctgacctgcctggaaggagcttggagccaggggggtcgggctctgctccccaggaacaagcgccaggagcagaggaaacggcctcaagttgcgccaggggaggttgaggttggatctggggaccaatttcttcccaaagggctgtggggcattggaacaggctgcccagggcagtgctggagtcaccatccctggagggcttggtcagacggagatgaggttctcaggacatggggcagtggcAGCGTTGgattaacagttggacttgatgatcttgagggtcttttccaaccaaaacgattcgATGatcttcagctgcattttagGGGGCCAAACCCTGTTGTTTGGAGCCCGGCGGGTGGCTGATGGAGGTTGTGATGGCGTTGGGGGAtctctgggctttttttccctccatcaTTCATCTGCTTTTGCGAAAACCTTTGCTGTGTGAACCTCCCTGCTTGCACAGAGGTCCGAGCACTTGGTCTTCTTCAGGGAAGAACCTGGTCTTCTCCAGGGGAGCTCTGCATGTTGCATCCGATGCTGGATACactaaaaatcaaaaggaaagcGAGGGTGAGCCTCATGACCCAACAGCTCCTCCTTTCAGATCTACGACTGGATGGACGTGCTGGTGGGGGATCATCCCAACCTCGTTAGCAAGATCCAGATCGGGCAGAGCTATGAGAACAGACCCCTGTACATGCTGAAGGTGGGTACCAGGGGCACCTTCACCTtgcccagccctgggaggaCACGGGGCTGAAATCCCCGCTCTCCGTCCAGTTCAGCACCGGGGGATCGAATCGTTCGGCCATCTGGTTGGACACCGGCATCCACCCACGGGAATGGATCACCCAAGCCACCGGCATCTGGACAGCCAACAAGGTAACCGCGTGCCCTGGAACACCAGTTCTTACCCCGTCCTGTGATGCTGCTCAGTTgcgtcccttgtccccaggggGTACCGAGCCGGatggagctctgagcagcctggtctgggTGAAgttgtccctgctcatggcaggggttggaccgGATGggttttgaaggtcccttccaacccaaactgtccTATGATCCTGTGATCTCCCACTCTCCTCCCCATGGAGATTGCTGAGGAGTACGGCCAGGACCCCTCTGTCACCGCCATCCTGGACAGCATGGACATCTTCTTCGAGATTGTCACCAACCCTGATGGCTTTGTCTTCACCCACAGCTCTGTGAGTGCAGGGACgttgtggggtggggggactTGTCCCTGCACTTGTCTCCAGCAACCTTGGCTGGTCATGGTTTTTGAGCGGTGAGGAATGACttctgagcagggcctgttgcaataggacaagggccgatggttttaaactaaaggagagagattcaggctggacatgaggaagaaattgttgcccctgagggtggtgagagcctggcccaggttgcccagagaggtggtggatgaaccatccctggagacatcccaggccaggctggacggggctctgagcaacctgagctggtgcagatgtccctgctcatggcagggggggcactgggggggctgggaaggtcccttccaacccaaattattctatgattctaggacCGACTGTGGCGCAAGACAAGGTCCATCAACACCGGCTCCCCCTGCATCGGCGTGGACCCCAACCGAAACTGGGACGCTGGATTTGGAGGTGAGAGCTGGGCCACCAGGTCCCCACATTGGGCATCGCTTGTGCCTCAAAGCGTTGAAGTTTCCTGCTAGAGGGGAGATACCTGGGGTCTACAAACCTTTCCCCGGGGAGACCTCTCTGCATGGTGCCTCCTCCGCCACGTCCCAGGCTCTGGCGCCAGCAGCGACCCCTGCTCCGAGACCTACCATGGCCCTTACGCCCACTCTGAAAGAGAAGTGAAAGCCATCGCGGACTTCATCCTTGGCCACGGGAACGTGAAATCGGTCATCTCCATCCACAGCTACTCCCAGATGCTGCTTTTCCCCTACGGCTACAAGACAGCACCCGTGCCCAACCACCAGGAAATGGTGAGATGGCCCCAAAATGTAGACGTGGGGCTGTGAGCACCAGCTTTGCTGGAAAAGTCAGGTCAGATCATCCCAGgatcctccctgctcctcctgttAGATACAACCTGCACGTTGGAGCCCATCACTTGGTTCTTGGAGGGAGGGCAATTGCAAGATGTACCTCCCATCCATCAAAAATTAAGGGTGTTTGGGGGAAAGCGAGAGCAGAGGGGGCTCTAGACCCCGTGGTTTCTGTTGCCCAAAGCTCTTGGCCCATGAGATATCACCACTTTTGGGCTCTTCCTTGCAGAACGAACTGGCTAAAAAGGCGGTGAGTGATTTGGCCGCCGTGTACGGGACAAAATACACCTATGGCAGCATCGCGGACGCCATCTGTAAGTGCCCCTCATCCCGCAGCGTCGTGTCCACCACGAACGCTCAGCGTCGGGATCACATCTCCCCACAGACGCAGCAGATGGCACCACCATTGACTGGGCCTATGACAACGGGGTGAAATATTCCTTCACCTTCGAGCTGAGGGACTCAGGACGTTACGGcttcctcctgcccagcacccagATCATCCCCACCGCTACCGAGACCTGGCCGGCGCTGTTGGACATCATGGTCCACGTCCTGGAGCATCCGTACTGAACCTGGTGGCCCCTACAAAATCCCCTTGCCTCAATAAATAATGCCGGAGATTTTAGGGTTTAAGGCTGgcacctttattttttccacgctagatttcaaaaaaatgttgaaaaaggATGCCCAGCCCTACAGGTTTATTCCTCCCTCTTGGCTTTGACCCTGCAAGTTCCCATCTATTGGGGAGAACAGCCCTGAAGGACCTGGGAAGGGATGGGTGTTTTTTGGGCAACCAAATGCAAATTTGTGGGGGTTTGGGCAACTTTGTTCCGTTGTCCCTTCCCTGGGGGCTGAGAGAGATGACACTGGGCACCCTCAGGGCCATCGCTGGTGCAAAGCACTTCCAGgtatttgctgttttatttttaccacCTGGGATGACTGTCACCTGCTCTGACCTCTGTCCCATGACGGCCTTTAAGCCAATTTCTGTGCCAGTATCACCATGGCCACAGTTTAGGCATCCAGCTCACTGAGCCCCCCCTGCCAAAATTCACATAGTATCGTGGAATCATTttcaagatcaagtccaaccataacccaccctggcactgccccatgtcctgagaacctcatgtccgtctgtccagcccctccagggatggtgactccagcactgccctgggcagcctgttccaatgccccacagccctttggggaagaaattgttccccagatccaacctcaacctcccctggcgcaacttgaggccgtttcctctgctcctggcgcttgttcctggggagcagagcccgacccccctggctccaagctcctttcaggcagttcagagatcagaaggtctcccctcagctcctgttctccagctgaacccccagctccctcagccgctcccatcgcacttgtgctccagccccttccccggctTCACCACATCTCACGTTTTTCTCAGCCCAGTTTAACCCCTCTCCTCCTCACAGCTCCGTGGGCACTGGGATTTTGTCACATCCTCAACTCTTGCAT from Caloenas nicobarica isolate bCalNic1 chromosome 1, bCalNic1.hap1, whole genome shotgun sequence includes the following:
- the LOC135996409 gene encoding carboxypeptidase A1-like, with the protein product MKILLVFAALVAAARSEKLFVGDQVLRITAGDEQQITQLKALGEQAELQVDFWRHPTSPGHPADLQVPFSSLPAIKTFLESNNISYSIMIEDMQELLDEERRTMVKSRRIERSISTFDFASYHTIDEIYDWMDVLVGDHPNLVSKIQIGQSYENRPLYMLKFSTGGSNRSAIWLDTGIHPREWITQATGIWTANKIAEEYGQDPSVTAILDSMDIFFEIVTNPDGFVFTHSSDRLWRKTRSINTGSPCIGVDPNRNWDAGFGGSGASSDPCSETYHGPYAHSEREVKAIADFILGHGNVKSVISIHSYSQMLLFPYGYKTAPVPNHQEMNELAKKAVSDLAAVYGTKYTYGSIADAIYAADGTTIDWAYDNGVKYSFTFELRDSGRYGFLLPSTQIIPTATETWPALLDIMVHVLEHPY